Proteins found in one Paenibacillus borealis genomic segment:
- a CDS encoding PolC-type DNA polymerase III, with translation MEQSVERRKRFELLMKQGEIPPAIIDPYFLDGQIERVEISRGNRDWHIVIAKDSLVPAQTYRTFVLRMREKLQHIAKISFLFLYDDTINKADIVQEYWGMFLEWVQREIPSVNGWLTRSSQDLQDGTLLLSLSDSMSLELARKKGIEAAIIKYYDKYFGLSLKVKLQIAENESKADAYEEFQQKLQQEQRELVEMMMMASEPDEPEEVGDPNEVIKLQIGYEIKEQAVSILDIQDEEKKITIQGTIFGLDTKELRNGNTLYTFCITDFTDSLQMKMFAKTKEDLKVMGQLANGKWVRARGKVEYDRFMQIPELVMIPSDLSEVSAPPARKDNAKQKRVEFHLHTTMSTMDAVATITDYVKTAAKWGHPALAVTDHGNVQSFPDANHAAHKHKLKMLYGVEANVVNDAVNIVENAQPMDLKTATYVVFDIETTGLSITRNNITELAAIKMCEGKELGRYTTFVNPHEKIPYHIQQLTNITDEMVKDAPDLEPVLKEFVEFVSDSILVAHNARFDMGFIQASLKKLGLPLLPNPSLDTLELARLLFPTMKNHRLNTLADKYKVLLESHHRAVDDTIALGGILNGLLADAEKMKGLTRLERLNDYVGNDLSNVRPFHCGIYALNPVGKKNLYKLISMSHTEYYKRVPCIPKSKLEEHRDGLIVISGCERGEFFEAVLNKTVEEAIEVAQFYDVLEIQPLTMYMHLVDKGFVASAEDLRSVVRKICEIGEQMNKPVIATGNVHYLEPRDKLFRDITIHGITGFSPLKDQRKPDAHFRTTEEMLTEFEFLGLEKAMEVVVTNTVELADRFEEYDLFPSELFTPVIEGADDEIRNTCYETAKSIYGEELPEVVVARLEKELAPIIKYGFSANYLISERLVKKSNQDGYLVGSRGSVGSSVVATFLGISEVNPLPAHYICTNPECRHSEWFLDGSVPSGFDLPDKACPNCGGNLKGEGQDIPFETFLGFKGDKVPDIDLNFSGEYQPNAHNFTKTMFGPDNVFRAGTIGTVAEKTAFGFTKKYEEHHQKRWRGAEVGRLAAGCTGVKRSTGQHPGGIVVLPDYMEIEDITPVQFPADDVTAEWKTTHFDYHAFDANLLKLDILGHDDPTMMRMLQDLTGVDPTTIPMNDPKVMSMFNSTDALGVRPDQIRTPVATYGVPEMGTKFVRQMLVEAKPSSFADLLQISGLSHGTGVWLGNAQELIKNNTCNIKTVIGCRDDIMLYLIYKANMDASLAFKITESVRKGKGLPPEWIEEMKNCKVPQWYIDSCLKIQYMFPKAHAAAYVISAVRTAFFKLYHPIEYYATYFSVRAADFDIDLCCKGYEAIGRQIVEIEQKGFQALPKEKAMLPVLEMALEMTARGFTFKNIDLYRSDATKFTVDGNSLIPPFSSLAGIGDNAAINIAAAKDLGEFLSIEDFQQKSKASKTVIELLNGMGCFRGLPESNQLSLF, from the coding sequence ATGGAGCAAAGCGTGGAGAGAAGAAAAAGGTTCGAGCTGTTAATGAAGCAGGGGGAAATTCCGCCGGCCATCATTGATCCCTACTTTTTGGACGGGCAGATCGAGCGTGTGGAAATCAGCCGCGGCAACCGTGACTGGCATATTGTAATTGCGAAAGACAGCCTGGTTCCGGCCCAGACCTACCGGACCTTTGTCCTTAGAATGCGTGAGAAGCTGCAGCATATTGCCAAAATCAGCTTCTTGTTCCTATATGATGACACAATCAACAAAGCAGATATTGTACAGGAGTACTGGGGAATGTTCCTCGAGTGGGTCCAGCGTGAGATTCCATCCGTCAACGGATGGCTGACGCGCTCCAGTCAGGACCTGCAGGACGGCACGCTTTTACTGAGCCTGAGCGATTCTATGTCACTTGAACTGGCCCGTAAAAAGGGCATCGAAGCAGCCATTATTAAATATTATGATAAGTATTTCGGACTTTCCCTCAAGGTGAAGCTGCAGATTGCCGAGAACGAGAGCAAAGCGGATGCCTATGAGGAATTCCAGCAGAAGCTCCAGCAGGAGCAGCGTGAACTGGTAGAAATGATGATGATGGCCAGTGAGCCGGACGAGCCTGAGGAAGTCGGTGACCCAAATGAGGTGATCAAGCTTCAGATCGGGTATGAGATCAAAGAACAGGCCGTATCGATTCTGGACATTCAGGATGAAGAGAAGAAAATTACGATTCAAGGCACGATTTTTGGCCTGGACACCAAAGAGCTTCGTAACGGCAACACACTCTACACCTTCTGCATCACTGACTTCACAGACTCTCTGCAGATGAAGATGTTTGCGAAGACCAAAGAGGATCTGAAAGTGATGGGGCAGCTGGCCAACGGTAAGTGGGTACGGGCACGCGGCAAAGTTGAATATGACCGCTTCATGCAAATCCCGGAGCTGGTGATGATCCCCTCGGATTTGTCGGAAGTGTCTGCACCGCCGGCGCGTAAGGACAATGCCAAGCAGAAGCGGGTCGAATTCCATCTGCATACTACAATGAGTACAATGGATGCAGTGGCAACCATCACTGATTATGTCAAAACCGCTGCGAAATGGGGACACCCGGCACTGGCTGTTACCGATCATGGTAATGTCCAGAGCTTCCCGGATGCGAACCATGCCGCACATAAGCATAAACTCAAAATGCTCTACGGTGTAGAAGCCAATGTCGTAAATGACGCGGTAAACATCGTGGAGAATGCGCAGCCCATGGATCTCAAAACAGCAACCTATGTCGTATTTGATATCGAGACCACCGGCCTGTCGATCACGCGCAACAATATTACCGAGCTTGCCGCCATTAAAATGTGCGAAGGCAAAGAGCTGGGCCGGTATACTACCTTCGTTAATCCGCATGAAAAGATTCCTTATCACATTCAGCAGCTGACGAATATTACTGACGAAATGGTTAAAGATGCTCCTGATCTTGAGCCTGTGCTCAAAGAATTCGTTGAGTTTGTCTCGGACAGCATTCTGGTCGCCCATAATGCACGGTTTGATATGGGGTTCATTCAGGCTTCCCTCAAGAAGCTGGGCTTGCCGCTGCTGCCTAATCCTTCATTGGATACGCTGGAGCTGGCACGCTTGCTCTTTCCGACTATGAAGAACCACCGGCTTAATACACTTGCTGACAAGTACAAAGTGCTGCTGGAGAGCCATCACCGGGCGGTGGATGATACGATTGCCCTGGGCGGCATCCTGAACGGGCTGCTGGCTGATGCGGAGAAGATGAAAGGGTTAACCCGGCTGGAACGGCTGAATGATTATGTAGGCAATGACTTGTCGAATGTACGTCCGTTTCACTGTGGCATCTATGCGCTAAATCCGGTAGGCAAAAAGAATCTCTACAAGCTGATCTCCATGTCGCATACAGAGTACTACAAACGGGTGCCCTGCATTCCCAAATCAAAGCTTGAAGAGCACCGGGACGGGCTAATTGTCATTTCCGGCTGTGAACGCGGGGAGTTTTTTGAAGCTGTGCTGAACAAGACGGTAGAGGAGGCCATTGAGGTCGCCCAGTTCTATGATGTTCTGGAGATTCAGCCGCTGACCATGTACATGCATCTCGTGGATAAAGGCTTTGTGGCCAGTGCCGAGGATTTACGCAGTGTTGTGCGCAAGATATGCGAAATCGGCGAGCAAATGAACAAGCCCGTCATTGCGACCGGCAATGTGCATTACCTGGAGCCGCGTGACAAGCTGTTCCGTGATATTACGATTCACGGGATTACCGGCTTCAGTCCGCTTAAGGACCAGCGTAAACCGGACGCCCATTTCAGGACTACCGAGGAGATGCTTACGGAGTTTGAGTTCCTGGGCCTAGAAAAAGCGATGGAGGTCGTGGTCACCAATACCGTCGAGCTCGCCGACCGTTTCGAGGAATATGATCTGTTCCCGAGCGAACTGTTCACTCCGGTAATTGAAGGTGCGGATGATGAAATCCGCAATACCTGCTATGAAACTGCCAAATCAATTTACGGAGAGGAATTGCCGGAGGTTGTAGTAGCCCGTCTGGAAAAGGAACTCGCGCCGATTATTAAATACGGGTTCTCTGCCAACTATCTGATCTCTGAACGGCTCGTTAAAAAGTCGAATCAGGACGGATATCTCGTCGGCTCACGTGGATCGGTAGGGTCATCCGTTGTGGCAACTTTCCTCGGTATTTCTGAGGTTAACCCGCTGCCGGCTCACTATATTTGCACGAATCCCGAGTGCAGGCATAGTGAATGGTTCCTTGACGGCAGCGTGCCGAGCGGATTTGACCTGCCGGATAAGGCCTGCCCGAACTGCGGCGGTAATCTGAAGGGAGAAGGCCAGGATATTCCGTTTGAGACGTTCCTGGGCTTCAAGGGGGATAAGGTTCCCGATATCGACCTTAACTTCTCAGGGGAATACCAGCCGAATGCCCATAATTTCACCAAAACGATGTTTGGACCTGACAATGTATTCCGTGCGGGCACCATCGGTACGGTAGCTGAGAAGACCGCCTTCGGGTTCACGAAGAAATATGAAGAGCATCACCAGAAGCGCTGGCGCGGAGCCGAGGTAGGCCGTCTGGCGGCCGGCTGCACCGGTGTGAAGCGCAGTACGGGGCAGCATCCCGGCGGTATCGTAGTTTTGCCGGATTATATGGAGATTGAAGACATCACTCCGGTGCAGTTCCCGGCGGATGATGTTACGGCAGAGTGGAAGACGACCCATTTTGACTATCACGCCTTCGATGCCAACCTGCTGAAGCTCGATATTCTGGGCCATGATGATCCGACCATGATGCGGATGCTGCAGGATCTGACCGGCGTGGACCCGACCACCATTCCGATGAATGATCCGAAGGTAATGAGCATGTTCAACTCCACAGATGCGCTTGGGGTAAGGCCGGATCAGATCCGTACCCCTGTAGCCACCTACGGAGTGCCGGAGATGGGGACGAAGTTTGTCCGCCAGATGCTTGTGGAAGCCAAGCCTTCCAGCTTTGCCGACTTACTGCAGATTTCAGGCCTGTCTCACGGTACAGGCGTGTGGCTGGGCAATGCCCAGGAGCTGATCAAGAATAATACCTGCAACATCAAGACGGTTATCGGCTGCCGTGATGATATCATGCTCTATCTGATCTATAAGGCGAACATGGATGCCAGCCTGGCCTTCAAGATTACGGAAAGTGTGCGTAAGGGGAAGGGGCTGCCTCCCGAATGGATTGAGGAAATGAAGAATTGCAAGGTGCCGCAATGGTACATTGATTCCTGCCTCAAAATCCAGTACATGTTCCCGAAGGCGCATGCGGCGGCGTATGTAATTTCCGCAGTGCGGACCGCCTTCTTCAAGCTGTATCATCCGATTGAATATTATGCGACTTACTTCTCTGTCCGTGCCGCTGATTTTGATATTGACCTATGCTGCAAGGGATATGAGGCTATCGGGCGTCAGATCGTAGAGATTGAGCAAAAAGGCTTCCAGGCGCTGCCGAAGGAAAAAGCGATGCTTCCGGTACTGGAAATGGCGCTGGAGATGACGGCACGCGGCTTCACCTTCAAAAACATTGATCTGTACCGTTCCGATGCCACCAAATTCACAGTTGACGGCAACAGCCTGATTC
- the proS gene encoding proline--tRNA ligase, with amino-acid sequence MAKDKQFVTEITPQGEDFSRWYIDVIKKADLMDYSPVRGCIVFKPDGYEIWEHIQEEMNRRLKETGHRNAYFPLFIPESFFQKEKEHVEGFNPELPWVTEAGGDVLEERLAIRPTSETMFGHMYSKWIQSYRDLPVLINQWANVVRWEKRTLPFIRTTEFLWQEGHTAHENETEAREETMKMLDNYRDFVETFLAIPVVTGQKTPSERFAGAVDTYSIEAMMKDGRAVQAATSHYLGTKFAVAFDIQYLSRDNVLEYAHTTSWGSTTRLIGSLIMVHGDDRGLALPPKVAPTQVIMIPIGPPKTREAVIGRTDELFAELKSAGIRVRVDDRADVTPGWKFNEYEMRGVPVRLELGPRDMENGVCVLVSRVSGEKKIIQQENLVEEVKAMLEQVHQEMFERALKFREDHFYSVDTLEQMKDSMEEKRGFALAGWCGSEECETKVKEETGAGSRNIPFNPSETKETCICCGKPAQHTVVFAKAY; translated from the coding sequence ATGGCTAAAGATAAGCAGTTCGTTACGGAAATCACGCCGCAGGGCGAAGATTTCTCACGCTGGTATATTGATGTGATCAAAAAAGCGGACCTGATGGACTACTCTCCGGTCCGCGGCTGTATTGTGTTCAAACCGGATGGCTACGAGATCTGGGAACATATCCAGGAGGAGATGAACCGCCGCCTCAAGGAGACCGGACACCGTAATGCCTACTTCCCGCTGTTTATTCCGGAGAGCTTTTTCCAGAAGGAGAAAGAACATGTTGAAGGCTTCAATCCGGAGCTGCCTTGGGTGACAGAGGCTGGCGGTGATGTGCTGGAAGAACGTCTGGCGATCCGCCCGACCTCCGAAACCATGTTCGGCCATATGTATTCCAAATGGATTCAGTCTTACCGCGACCTTCCGGTGCTGATCAATCAGTGGGCTAACGTTGTCCGCTGGGAGAAGCGTACACTGCCGTTCATCCGCACTACGGAATTCCTCTGGCAGGAAGGCCATACCGCTCATGAGAATGAGACGGAAGCGCGTGAAGAAACGATGAAGATGCTGGATAACTACCGAGATTTCGTAGAAACTTTCCTGGCTATTCCGGTGGTGACCGGACAGAAGACACCATCCGAGCGCTTCGCCGGTGCGGTGGATACCTATTCCATTGAAGCGATGATGAAAGATGGACGGGCTGTGCAGGCGGCTACCTCGCATTATCTGGGTACCAAGTTCGCCGTTGCTTTTGATATCCAGTACTTAAGCCGTGATAATGTACTCGAATATGCACATACAACCTCTTGGGGCTCTACTACACGTCTGATCGGTTCCCTGATCATGGTGCATGGGGATGACCGTGGACTGGCTTTGCCGCCGAAGGTAGCGCCTACTCAGGTCATTATGATTCCAATCGGGCCGCCTAAGACCCGTGAGGCCGTTATCGGACGCACGGATGAACTGTTCGCAGAACTGAAGAGTGCCGGAATCCGCGTACGTGTAGACGACCGTGCTGATGTAACACCGGGCTGGAAGTTTAATGAATACGAAATGCGCGGTGTACCTGTACGTCTGGAGCTTGGACCGCGTGATATGGAGAACGGAGTCTGCGTACTCGTATCCCGGGTCAGCGGAGAGAAGAAGATTATCCAGCAGGAAAATCTGGTAGAAGAAGTGAAGGCTATGCTGGAGCAGGTTCATCAGGAAATGTTCGAGCGGGCGCTGAAGTTCCGTGAGGATCATTTCTACTCTGTAGACACCTTAGAGCAGATGAAGGATTCCATGGAAGAGAAGCGCGGCTTTGCGCTTGCAGGCTGGTGCGGCTCTGAGGAGTGCGAAACCAAGGTTAAGGAAGAAACAGGCGCAGGCAGCCGTAATATTCCGTTCAATCCGTCCGAAACGAAAGAGACTTGTATTTGCTGCGGTAAGCCGGCACAGCATACAGTTGTATTCGCCAAAGCGTATTAA
- the rseP gene encoding RIP metalloprotease RseP: MEMVRVVFLTVFMFFVLVTVHEWGHYYFAKRAGILVREFAIGFGPKLFSYKRGETQFTLRLLPFGGYARMAGEDPEMIEIGPGQTIAVRLGQDNKVKNIYLDSLDTRRNVIRGEAQFTDLENELKIRLDVDGEVTTYDVHPQAMMIKGSQQTQIAPKDRQFGSKTVGQRAVAILAGPVMNFILAFVLFALHLQMAGIQVENPTYVKIGDVSEGMPAQEAGLQKGDIVVSVNGEAIGGDYQKMISLTSASKGKEMKWTLQRGDETLNVAMIPRSMEGEEGGKVGITPELPTRKAGVGETITKSGTAMVDTTKLIFIGFKQLINKFNMDDISGPVGTFQLTGQIAQQGIQYLTYWAAILSLYLGIFNLLPIPALDGSRLVFLGVEALRGKPVDPSREGMVHFVGFALLFLVMIAVTYNDILRLISG, encoded by the coding sequence ATGGAGATGGTAAGAGTCGTTTTTTTGACGGTATTTATGTTCTTTGTTCTGGTGACTGTCCATGAATGGGGACATTATTATTTTGCCAAACGCGCCGGAATTCTTGTGAGGGAATTTGCTATCGGTTTCGGTCCGAAACTGTTTTCTTATAAACGTGGTGAAACCCAGTTCACGCTTCGTTTGCTGCCGTTTGGGGGATATGCCCGGATGGCCGGAGAGGATCCGGAAATGATTGAGATCGGTCCCGGACAGACCATTGCGGTTAGACTGGGCCAGGATAATAAGGTGAAGAATATTTACCTGGATTCCCTGGATACACGCAGAAATGTGATCCGCGGTGAAGCGCAGTTCACCGATCTTGAGAATGAGCTGAAGATCCGTCTGGATGTGGATGGTGAAGTCACCACTTACGACGTGCATCCGCAGGCGATGATGATTAAGGGCAGCCAGCAGACGCAGATCGCGCCTAAAGACCGCCAATTCGGCAGCAAAACCGTGGGCCAGCGCGCGGTGGCGATCTTAGCCGGTCCGGTGATGAACTTCATTCTGGCTTTTGTGCTGTTCGCACTTCATCTGCAAATGGCCGGTATCCAGGTGGAGAATCCGACCTATGTGAAGATCGGCGATGTAAGTGAAGGTATGCCGGCTCAGGAAGCCGGACTGCAGAAAGGCGACATTGTGGTATCCGTTAATGGCGAAGCCATCGGCGGGGATTACCAGAAGATGATCTCGCTCACCTCCGCGTCCAAGGGTAAAGAGATGAAATGGACACTGCAGCGCGGCGATGAAACGCTTAATGTAGCTATGATTCCCCGCAGTATGGAAGGGGAGGAAGGCGGTAAAGTCGGGATTACACCAGAGCTTCCTACACGCAAGGCAGGGGTTGGTGAGACTATCACCAAGTCAGGTACTGCCATGGTGGATACCACTAAGCTGATCTTCATCGGCTTCAAGCAGCTGATCAACAAGTTCAATATGGATGATATCTCGGGACCTGTGGGAACCTTCCAGCTGACCGGACAGATTGCTCAGCAGGGCATTCAGTATTTGACGTATTGGGCGGCTATTCTCAGCCTGTACCTCGGAATCTTTAATCTGCTGCCGATTCCTGCACTGGACGGAAGCAGGCTCGTGTTCCTTGGTGTGGAGGCACTGCGCGGTAAGCCGGTGGATCCGAGCCGTGAAGGCATGGTCCATTTCGTAGGGTTTGCCCTGCTGTTCCTGGTGATGATTGCTGTTACTTATAATGATATTTTACGCCTAATAAGCGGCTGA
- a CDS encoding 1-deoxy-D-xylulose-5-phosphate reductoisomerase, with translation MKRISILGSTGSIGTQTLDVVAMHPEAFEVDGLAAGSNTALLLEQVRRFNPRRVSVSTPELAAEIRSSLPAGVELYSGNEGLVEIAAGGDAETVVTALVGSVGLQSTLAAIEAGRHIGLANKETLVTAGHLVTELAGRKGVKLLPVDSEHSAIFQCLNGENREDVASITITASGGSFRDYSRGQLENVSIEDALRHPNWSMGAKITIDSATMVNKGLEVIEAHHLFALPYEQINVLLHPESIIHSFVEFRDSSVIAQLGTPDMRVPIQYALTYPDRWQSPAERLSLAKAASLNFREMDYVRYPALKMAIDSGKLGGTAPTAFNAANEVAVARFLRGEISFLRIEEIIDEVLQRHENAAHPNLEQIQHCDTVTRELAAVL, from the coding sequence GTGAAAAGAATCAGTATTCTCGGCTCAACGGGTTCAATCGGCACGCAGACACTGGATGTCGTAGCTATGCACCCGGAAGCCTTTGAAGTGGACGGGCTTGCTGCGGGCAGCAATACCGCGCTGCTGCTGGAGCAGGTTCGCCGCTTCAATCCGCGCCGCGTTTCTGTGTCCACACCGGAGCTTGCTGCTGAGATCAGGTCCAGTCTGCCGGCCGGTGTTGAGCTGTACAGCGGAAACGAAGGTCTTGTAGAAATTGCCGCCGGCGGTGACGCGGAGACTGTTGTGACTGCTCTCGTGGGCAGCGTGGGCCTGCAGTCTACACTTGCGGCTATTGAAGCCGGCAGACATATTGGACTGGCTAACAAGGAAACGCTGGTTACCGCCGGACACCTGGTTACAGAATTGGCTGGACGCAAAGGTGTTAAGCTGCTGCCTGTTGACAGTGAGCATTCGGCGATTTTCCAATGCTTGAACGGCGAGAACCGTGAAGATGTGGCTTCGATTACCATTACGGCCTCCGGTGGATCTTTCCGTGATTATTCCCGCGGGCAGCTTGAGAATGTATCTATAGAAGATGCGCTGCGCCACCCGAACTGGAGCATGGGGGCCAAAATCACGATTGATTCGGCAACCATGGTGAACAAGGGGCTGGAAGTTATAGAAGCGCACCATCTGTTCGCCCTGCCTTATGAGCAGATTAATGTGCTGCTGCATCCGGAGAGTATTATTCATTCCTTTGTGGAATTCCGCGACAGCAGTGTTATTGCCCAGCTGGGGACTCCGGATATGCGTGTTCCGATTCAATATGCGCTTACCTATCCGGACCGCTGGCAGTCACCGGCGGAACGCTTGTCGCTGGCCAAAGCAGCCAGCCTCAACTTCCGTGAAATGGACTATGTACGTTACCCGGCTCTAAAGATGGCGATTGACAGCGGCAAACTTGGAGGTACAGCACCGACTGCCTTCAATGCTGCCAATGAAGTTGCCGTTGCCCGGTTCCTGCGCGGCGAAATATCCTTTTTACGGATCGAAGAGATTATTGATGAGGTTCTTCAGCGCCATGAGAACGCGGCTCATCCGAATCTGGAGCAGATTCAGCACTGTGATACGGTGACCCGGGAACTTGCAGCTGTGCTGTAA
- a CDS encoding phosphatidate cytidylyltransferase: MKQRLITGIVAGALFLGLCFLGGWPYQLLLTAMALIGYYEFVKMTGTATFGGTAVLGYASVLCFMIPWNLLGTSELLSWEQGIWLLMLLFLLVTVFSKNKLDIKITALMFTGIVYIGMGFSYMATARGAGDGHGLFWTFLLLCCIWGSDAGAYFVGRSFGRHKLWPAISPNKTIEGALGGVLISAAISIIFALFVPDLLTIGRALLIGISCAVLGQLGDLVQSAYKRVYGIKDSGSLLPGHGGILDRCDSWIIVFPFVHIVMLMPYY; encoded by the coding sequence TTGAAGCAGCGATTGATTACCGGAATTGTTGCCGGGGCCTTGTTTTTGGGCTTATGCTTTTTGGGAGGCTGGCCGTATCAGCTTTTGCTGACTGCCATGGCCCTCATCGGCTATTATGAATTTGTAAAAATGACAGGTACAGCAACCTTCGGAGGGACTGCTGTACTTGGTTATGCATCCGTATTATGCTTCATGATCCCCTGGAACCTGCTGGGGACTTCCGAGTTATTATCATGGGAGCAGGGAATCTGGCTGCTCATGCTGTTATTCCTGCTGGTTACGGTCTTCAGCAAGAACAAGCTGGATATTAAGATCACCGCTTTGATGTTCACCGGCATTGTATACATAGGGATGGGCTTCTCCTATATGGCTACCGCCCGCGGCGCAGGAGATGGACATGGGCTGTTCTGGACGTTTCTGCTGCTGTGCTGCATCTGGGGAAGTGATGCCGGAGCGTATTTTGTCGGCCGAAGCTTCGGGCGGCATAAGCTCTGGCCGGCGATCAGTCCTAACAAAACGATCGAAGGTGCTCTTGGCGGAGTGTTGATCTCTGCTGCGATTTCTATTATTTTTGCCCTATTTGTTCCTGATCTGCTGACGATCGGACGCGCATTGCTTATCGGGATTTCCTGCGCAGTACTGGGTCAGCTCGGAGATCTTGTACAGTCTGCATATAAACGGGTGTACGGTATTAAGGATTCAGGCTCATTGCTGCCTGGTCACGGAGGCATCCTGGACCGCTGCGACAGCTGGATTATCGTATTTCCTTTCGTACATATCGTAATGCTGATGCCTTACTATTAA
- a CDS encoding isoprenyl transferase yields MIKRIQEWLSRKDRQEPVEISPDNIPRHVAVIMDGNGRWAKRRGLPRIVGHQNGMKAVKRATIAANDLGVEFLTMYAFSTENWKRPKDEVDFLMRLPVEFLAIELDELIEKNVQVRVMGDTEALPSHTRKAMEEAVARTEGNTGLILNFALNYGGRKEIEDCMRGLGKDIQAGILTPDEITSELIDSRLLSGGLPDPDLLIRTSGEMRLSNFMLWQIAYSELWFTDVYWPEFDKTHLMQAVAEYQRRTRRYGGLK; encoded by the coding sequence ATGATCAAACGGATTCAAGAATGGCTGAGCCGTAAAGACAGGCAGGAGCCAGTCGAGATTTCACCGGATAATATTCCCCGGCATGTAGCTGTAATTATGGATGGCAACGGACGCTGGGCGAAACGGCGCGGCTTGCCCCGTATTGTGGGTCATCAGAACGGGATGAAGGCGGTCAAACGTGCGACAATCGCAGCGAATGATCTGGGAGTAGAGTTCTTGACCATGTACGCTTTCTCAACGGAGAACTGGAAGCGGCCGAAGGATGAGGTTGATTTCCTGATGCGCCTGCCCGTGGAATTTCTGGCCATTGAACTGGATGAACTGATTGAAAAGAATGTGCAGGTACGTGTAATGGGGGATACCGAGGCTTTGCCTTCCCATACCCGCAAGGCGATGGAAGAAGCAGTCGCCCGGACCGAAGGGAATACCGGACTTATTCTTAATTTTGCGCTGAACTACGGTGGACGTAAAGAGATTGAAGACTGCATGCGCGGCTTAGGCAAGGATATCCAGGCAGGTATTCTGACACCTGATGAGATTACTTCAGAGCTGATAGACAGCAGACTCCTATCCGGCGGACTGCCTGACCCTGACCTGCTGATCCGTACGAGCGGTGAAATGCGCCTCAGTAACTTTATGCTTTGGCAGATCGCGTACAGTGAATTATGGTTTACAGATGTTTATTGGCCCGAGTTTGACAAAACGCATCTGATGCAGGCTGTGGCGGAATATCAGCGCCGCACACGCCGTTATGGTGGATTGAAGTAG